One Levilactobacillus namurensis DNA window includes the following coding sequences:
- a CDS encoding baseplate J/gp47 family protein has product MPLTTDTGFDRKELDDLRDDINALFIKRFGDGIDLDDSQTPGMLAGVLSEVDDTLEKLAQGVYNSFFVLKSSGANLDDLAAELEVYRKPAVNAYVELQIDGYVDPDSPTIIPEETQFSTPDGQVFSTMADTKITQQATYVDSGGNTQPLEDDDGNVLGRQIVQAVAIETGTASNVMPNTIVNPEDSIDGFYAVTNPSAATGGGDPETDDELRQRVLANRLNTPNSTPDGIQTAIKNLSGVTDVRLINNNTMSKDGYGNPAKSVHLYVIGGADADIIQTYFNYLPPQSNTIGSVMGTATDIGGRQHIVAFDRAETVPVFIKADIHIDDTKFDTDNGPASIKTNIVNYFDTLGMGDKVLYSKLFAPAYSPVGVTDVALTLGTSLDKLTEADVSVSDFQLAVTSSTNITVNIIE; this is encoded by the coding sequence ATGCCACTAACGACTGATACAGGATTTGACCGAAAAGAGTTAGACGACTTACGTGATGATATTAATGCGCTATTCATTAAGCGATTTGGTGATGGCATTGACTTAGATGACAGTCAGACACCCGGCATGCTGGCAGGCGTGTTATCTGAAGTAGACGACACATTAGAAAAACTGGCCCAAGGCGTTTATAACTCATTCTTTGTGCTGAAAAGTTCCGGTGCTAACTTAGACGACTTGGCGGCAGAACTTGAGGTCTATCGTAAGCCTGCAGTGAATGCTTATGTAGAATTGCAAATTGACGGGTACGTAGACCCAGATTCACCAACAATCATTCCAGAAGAAACGCAATTTTCCACACCAGATGGACAGGTATTTTCGACCATGGCTGACACGAAGATTACACAACAAGCTACTTACGTTGATAGTGGGGGTAATACGCAGCCATTAGAAGATGACGACGGTAATGTATTAGGCCGGCAGATCGTTCAAGCGGTAGCCATCGAGACGGGAACAGCTTCGAATGTCATGCCCAATACGATCGTTAATCCGGAAGACTCAATTGACGGTTTTTATGCGGTGACAAATCCTTCCGCAGCAACCGGTGGTGGCGATCCAGAAACGGATGACGAGTTACGCCAGCGCGTACTAGCTAACCGTTTAAATACGCCCAATTCAACGCCAGATGGGATTCAAACCGCTATTAAAAATCTATCCGGGGTAACCGACGTTCGACTGATTAACAACAACACAATGAGCAAAGACGGTTACGGTAATCCGGCCAAGTCAGTACATTTGTATGTCATTGGCGGTGCTGATGCTGACATTATCCAAACTTACTTTAATTACTTACCACCACAATCCAACACGATTGGATCAGTGATGGGAACTGCAACGGATATTGGTGGCCGTCAACACATTGTGGCTTTTGATCGAGCAGAAACGGTCCCTGTCTTCATTAAAGCCGATATTCATATTGATGATACAAAGTTTGATACGGACAATGGACCGGCCAGTATTAAAACAAACATCGTTAATTACTTTGACACATTGGGCATGGGCGATAAGGTACTTTATTCTAAACTATTTGCTCCCGCGTATTCGCCGGTTGGTGTCACTGATGTGGCACTAACACTGGGAACCAGTTTAGATAAATTAACTGAGGCTGATGTAAGTGTTAGTGATTTTCAACTAGCGGTAACCAGTTCAACTAATATCACGGTCAATATAATCGAGTGA
- a CDS encoding hemolysin XhlA family protein, producing MPHGDLTDTTRMLIDIQKDVSATKQKVEDIEDKLNQVDEIDNKADKALAKSIESSHRIDRLTSIQNWLIGILISGIGVTLLIYVIEKFL from the coding sequence ATGCCCCATGGAGACTTAACGGATACCACCCGAATGCTGATTGACATTCAAAAGGATGTGAGTGCCACCAAGCAGAAAGTTGAAGACATTGAGGACAAACTCAATCAGGTAGATGAGATTGATAACAAAGCCGATAAAGCTCTGGCAAAATCCATTGAGAGTTCTCATCGAATTGACCGATTGACCAGTATTCAAAACTGGCTGATTGGCATTCTAATCTCAGGGATTGGAGTCACCCTCCTGATATACGTTATCGAGAAATTTCTGTAA
- a CDS encoding DUF5388 domain-containing protein, which yields MNKKRATIIFDEDVSAQTSSVRKPVADSVTFDTNLKINNHIRNKLQAMAVLGYSDNQKAAIEVALSVYIESLTSDERKELEFQIDSLEKRDVRVKNK from the coding sequence AAAAAACGAGCGACTATTATATTTGATGAAGATGTCTCAGCTCAAACTAGCAGTGTCAGAAAGCCTGTTGCAGATTCGGTCACTTTTGACACAAACCTAAAAATCAACAACCACATTAGAAACAAATTGCAAGCAATGGCTGTATTAGGGTATAGTGACAATCAAAAGGCAGCTATTGAAGTAGCTTTATCTGTTTATATTGAATCTTTGACTTCAGACGAACGTAAAGAATTAGAATTTCAAATTGATTCTTTAGAAAAACGTGATGTACGCGTAAAAAATAAATAA
- a CDS encoding GH25 family lysozyme gives MTKKIVDLSSYQADSLAYIKQLKKRGADGIMVKLTEGTGYLSPKAGNQIANGFKVFDTVGVYHFFHGRGTAEAQYFLAWVKKMGLDKSTVLAIDVEAPDLPWKTTSQVNVFLRYLISHGYKNVITYGSGSWFNAGRINRSQLVDKAIWVAAYGVSQPGVAKANAWQYTNNWHGVDCSYDFDGKLSGKVTKATHKKASYWADNGLYEVITNHVNVYSKPALNKANKRRVHFSKGSTIYGKAVKYGKVYRIKTGVGYISANKKYVKLVRKSGGK, from the coding sequence ATGACTAAAAAGATTGTTGATTTGTCATCATACCAAGCCGACTCTTTGGCTTACATTAAGCAACTCAAAAAGCGGGGTGCTGATGGGATTATGGTCAAGCTGACTGAAGGCACTGGTTATCTCAGTCCCAAGGCTGGTAACCAGATTGCTAATGGATTCAAAGTGTTTGATACCGTTGGGGTTTACCATTTCTTTCATGGTCGGGGAACGGCTGAAGCTCAATACTTTCTGGCTTGGGTGAAGAAGATGGGCTTAGATAAGTCCACGGTATTAGCCATTGATGTGGAAGCACCCGACTTACCATGGAAGACGACCAGTCAGGTTAATGTGTTCCTTCGGTATCTGATTAGTCACGGGTATAAGAATGTGATTACGTACGGATCAGGTAGCTGGTTCAATGCTGGCCGGATCAATCGTTCCCAACTGGTAGATAAAGCAATCTGGGTGGCGGCTTATGGTGTCAGTCAACCGGGGGTAGCTAAGGCCAACGCTTGGCAATACACCAACAACTGGCACGGTGTGGATTGCAGTTATGACTTCGATGGTAAGCTGTCTGGTAAGGTTACCAAGGCAACCCATAAGAAAGCCTCATACTGGGCTGATAACGGCCTGTACGAAGTGATTACCAATCATGTTAACGTGTATAGTAAGCCAGCCCTAAACAAGGCTAATAAGCGCCGTGTTCACTTCTCCAAGGGCAGTACCATTTACGGTAAGGCCGTCAAGTACGGTAAGGTTTACCGGATTAAGACTGGCGTTGGCTATATCTCAGCTAACAAGAAATACGTGAAGCTGGTTAGAAAATCGGGTGGTAAGTAA
- a CDS encoding phage baseplate plug protein produces MTVHDTIPIEPDDMPYNRQVDLDSGSYIFGFQWNEIDRTFTIDVSTLDGVAIRQGEVLVLNQPLWRNINIDGLPAETIIPMDESGNEIEIDPGNLGDTVNLCIDNIPDGEV; encoded by the coding sequence ATGACCGTTCATGACACGATACCAATTGAGCCAGATGATATGCCATATAATCGCCAAGTGGATTTAGACTCCGGAAGTTATATCTTTGGATTTCAGTGGAATGAAATTGATCGTACCTTTACGATAGACGTTTCTACGCTTGATGGCGTTGCTATTCGTCAAGGTGAAGTGCTGGTGCTTAACCAACCACTTTGGCGGAATATTAACATTGATGGCTTGCCGGCAGAAACGATTATTCCTATGGACGAGTCCGGAAATGAAATTGAAATTGATCCAGGCAATCTGGGGGATACCGTTAATTTATGCATTGATAATATTCCTGATGGCGAGGTGTGA
- a CDS encoding LysM domain-containing protein has translation MASKTKKLNLKGKSDKKIANETQKWKKTVSADAAKISKAGKAITTAQKKIDTANDYLNKANGYKAKSSAYDALETQIEAQEELLAKTKSSSKKKTIASKITSLKKDKKSLVSDMKKIASSAGYQKQMSAKIKAQANIKTEKSKISSLKTKKSKDKKIYGQYSSTNTARKLAARKKLQKANGKSIRSKIKAVKKKYGGQTAIYRADLKTSRVFMLGEFGPSETNGQDVPTNAVDKSDPRTNYSVRNSKQLSGTYYLFGKSFSDCDKQYDILQGWARKGVEVTVRGFSKWNHAYLSSVGKTAYTAGNKNSMQLSITFTYAKKDKIAYAKKKTKKKSKSSTGAKAGTKKTKHKTVTIKSGMTYWGIAQSYNVSVSSLEKMNKWPARKLPIGVKVRYQ, from the coding sequence GAGTGACAAGAAGATTGCCAACGAAACCCAGAAATGGAAGAAAACCGTTTCTGCTGATGCGGCCAAGATTTCTAAGGCCGGTAAGGCGATTACTACTGCCCAAAAGAAAATTGACACGGCTAATGACTATTTAAACAAAGCCAATGGCTATAAAGCTAAGAGTTCAGCTTACGACGCTCTTGAAACTCAAATCGAAGCGCAAGAGGAGTTGCTTGCTAAGACAAAGAGTTCGTCCAAGAAGAAAACAATTGCTTCCAAAATTACGTCACTGAAAAAAGATAAAAAATCATTAGTAAGTGATATGAAGAAGATTGCCTCCTCAGCTGGTTACCAGAAACAAATGTCAGCAAAAATCAAGGCACAAGCGAACATTAAAACGGAAAAAAGCAAGATTAGCAGTCTAAAGACTAAGAAGTCTAAAGACAAAAAAATTTATGGTCAATATTCTTCTACAAATACTGCACGCAAGCTAGCCGCACGGAAAAAACTTCAAAAGGCTAATGGCAAGAGTATTCGATCCAAGATTAAAGCGGTCAAGAAAAAGTATGGTGGCCAGACGGCTATCTATCGTGCTGATTTAAAGACTAGTCGAGTATTTATGCTAGGGGAATTTGGCCCCTCAGAAACTAATGGTCAAGATGTGCCAACTAATGCAGTTGACAAGTCTGATCCACGAACTAACTACAGCGTACGAAATTCTAAACAGTTATCGGGGACTTACTATTTATTTGGTAAGTCTTTTTCTGATTGTGATAAGCAGTATGACATCTTACAAGGTTGGGCACGTAAGGGCGTCGAGGTAACTGTACGAGGCTTCTCTAAGTGGAACCATGCTTATCTATCGTCAGTTGGTAAGACGGCTTATACAGCAGGCAATAAAAATAGCATGCAGCTATCAATTACCTTCACGTATGCCAAAAAAGACAAAATTGCTTATGCCAAGAAAAAGACTAAAAAGAAGTCGAAGTCTTCGACGGGAGCAAAGGCCGGTACCAAGAAAACAAAGCACAAAACGGTAACGATAAAGTCTGGTATGACCTATTGGGGAATTGCTCAAAGCTATAATGTGTCAGTTTCTAGCCTGGAAAAGATGAACAAGTGGCCCGCTAGAAAGTTGCCAATTGGTGTGAAAGTGAGGTATCAGTAA